The following proteins are encoded in a genomic region of Dermatophagoides farinae isolate YC_2012a chromosome 8, ASM2471394v1, whole genome shotgun sequence:
- the LOC124495548 gene encoding uncharacterized protein LOC124495548, which yields MKSTRRFREKSLIITPFLIRKRKIRYEESMITTTPTIGKNIQELSTCTPISSSSCSSSSSSGLQNFRTMIDCIEQIEHDNHHYNHRIQHRLDVIKRQLRQHRQNYFNQQKSYHDQRKTEKLLTEILSDIRNNNVNIEMIKQDLNMIKQRQQLQQQQLSYNQQINDDQYQNEEKEILQIIHTSPITKCEQKQVSFPLMISNVENSINCQIELPRRMNDHDHHDYNDVNDDDDLITAPLLSIPHLISDSSSPSSPSSSLICNTRPVADEMESIHMKLKRLRETVKNPRIKKIIFEGQQLFTNDGRYNINTRQQIPMEDETIRWVLHPTMMMCE from the coding sequence ATGAAATCTACGCGTCGATTTCgtgaaaaatcattgatcattacaCCGTTTTTAATACGTAAACGTAAAATACGATATGAAGAATCAATGATTACGACAACACCGACAATCGGAAAGAATATTCAAGAATTATCAACTTGTACCCCcattagtagtagtagctgttcatcatcatcatcatcaggtcTACAAAATTTTCGtacaatgattgattgtattgaacaaattgaacacgataatcatcattataatcatcgtATTCAACATCGATTAGATGTAATCAAACGACAATTACGACAACATcgacaaaattattttaatcaacaaaaaagttATCATGATCagagaaaaacagaaaaattattgacaGAAATATTATCTGATAtacgaaataataatgtcaacattgaaatgataaaacaagatttgaatatgatcaaacaacgacaacaactacaacaacaacaattatcatataatcaacaaataaacgATGATCAATATCAAAATGAGGAGAAGGAAATCCTTCAAATCATACATACATCACCAATAACaaaatgtgaacaaaaacaagtttCATTTCctttgatgatttcaaatgttgaaaattccatcaattgtcaaattgaattaccaagaagaatgaatgatcatgatcatcatgattataacgacgtcaatgatgatgatgacctcaTAACGGcaccattattatccataCCTCATTTAATTTCCGATTCTTCAtctccatcatcaccatcatcatcattgatttgtaaCACTAGACCTGTAGCCGATGAAATGGAATCAATTCATATGAAACTTAAACGTCTAAGAGAAACGGTTAAAAATCCAAGAATCAAAAAGATAATCTTCGAAGGACAACAATTGTTTACAAATGATGGTCGTTACAATATAAACACTAGACAGCAAATTCCAATGGAAGATGAAACTATTCGTTGGGTTTTACAtccaacaatgatgatgtgtgaataa
- the LOC124495547 gene encoding fatty-acid amide hydrolase 2-A-like produces the protein MFMLIIDLLLRQLRYIVNIFAIIIGYIFYPSQQGFLPPIKNDLLLQPAIKLAQKIKSGQLKSEDLVQAYIDRCKKVNGDLNTIVHDNFTDALQEARNVDERVQRELRGEKLPDESSIHDYPFLGIPYTAKNSISVKGFTFTCGTYNRKGIVADKDCTTIINMRKSGAIFLALTNVPDTTLFSDSFNYLDGQTNNPYDKSRVPGGSSGGEAALIASAGSVLGIGSDIGGSLRIPAHFCGIFSHCTTAGNIVIDEIFPPQKDIHPDVLTIGPMCRYACDLRPMLKVMTGDKLDLTEKPFNYSDLNVYYIRDLGDPLALPVDVEILKGLDKMVRHFIENGTRTMELNMAKGDPDSFYDFRLATLFWLAALHDPQMPSYHELISYGVKMNPYYELIKCFIGTQSRYAAGPLVIGITQKVGDKFLTKDFFDKWRKTQSNLHKLLENDGVILCPISPEIAPKHNQSLLKAFDCVYTMLWNSMNVAITTIPMGIDRHGMPFAIQVIAAPNNDKLSLSIVEELSKHFGGWIPPCPVDVLSSSSSSS, from the exons atgttcatgttAATCATCGATCTATTATTACGACAATTACGTTATATTGTCAATATATTTGCCATAATAATTGGCTACATATTCTATCCAAGTCAACAGGGTTTTTTACCCccaattaaaaatgatctTTTATTACAACCGGCCATAAAATTGGCCCAAAAGATTAAATCTGGTCAG CTTAAAAGCGAAGATCTAGTTCAAGCATATATTGATCGTTGTAAAAAAGTAAATGGAGATCTAAATACAATTGTACATGATAATTTTACCGATGCATTACAAGAAGCACgtaatgttgatgaacgTGTTCAACGTGAATTACGTGGTGAAAAATTACCAGATGAATCATCGATACATGATTATCCATTTTTGGGCATTCCTTATACGgctaaaaattcaatatcagTTAAAGGATTTACATTCACATGTGGTACTTATAATCGTAAAGGAATTGTAGCCGATAAAGATTGTACGACCATCATTAATATGCGTAAAAGTGGTGCAATATTTTTAGCACTTACAAATGTACCGGATACAACATTATTTAGTGATTCATTCAACTATCTAGATGGACAGACAAATAATCCTTATGATAAATCTCGGGTGCCGGGCGGTTCTTCCGGTGGTGAAGCTGCATTGATTGCTTCTGCAGGCTCTGTTTTGGGG ATTGGTTCCGATATTGGAGGATCACTACGAATTCCTGCACATTTTTGTGGAATATTTTCTCATTGTACAACGGCTGGAAATATtgtaattgatgaaatatttcCACCACAAAAAGATATTCATCCAGATGTTCTGACCATTGGACCAATGTGTCGTTATGCATGTGATCTACGGCCAATGCTTAAAGTGATGACTGGTGATAAATTGGATCTAACAGAAAAACCATTCAATTATTCAGATTTAAATGTCTACTATATACGTGATCTTGGTGATCCATTAGCCTTGCCGGTGGATGTTGAAATATTAAAAGGTTTAGACAAAATGGTCAgacatttcattgaaaatggtaCACGAACAATGGAATTGAATATGGCAAAAGGTGATCCAGATTCATTCTATGATTTTCGTTTGGCAACATTATTCTGGTTGGCCGCATTACATGATCCACAAATGCCAAGCTATCATGAATTAATAAGTTATGGtgtgaaaatgaatccatattatgaattaattaaatgTTTTATTGGCACACAAAGCCGTTATGCTGCTGGTCCATTAGTGATTGGTATCACACAAAAAGTTGGTGACAAATTTTTgacaaaagatttttttgacaaatggCGTAAAACACAATCAAATTTACATAAATTACTTGAAAATGATGGCGTTATATTGTGTCCAATATCACCAGAAATTG CTCCTAAacataatcaatcattgttgAAAGCTTTCGATTGTGTCTATACAATGTTAtggaattcaatgaatgtggCCATAACAACAATACCGATGGGTATTGATCGCCATGGTATGCCATTCGCCATACAAGTGATTGCTGCACcaaacaatgataaattaaGCCTTTCAATTGTCGAAGAATTATCCAAACATTTTGGTGGCTGGATACCACCTTGTCCGGTGGATgtattatcatcttcatcatcatcatcatga